From Xenopus laevis strain J_2021 chromosome 7L, Xenopus_laevis_v10.1, whole genome shotgun sequence, one genomic window encodes:
- the mlf2.L gene encoding myeloid leukemia factor 2 L homeolog isoform X1, which yields MFRFMRDTDPQDPAMYLMDPYALHRQHMRHMFSGDYGMSPYLSLTDGSVRGLPRPAPSHTIQQPGAVTPYGMMGMGGGYMDMFGMMNDLVGNVDQMTTGSNCQTFSSSTVISYSNMAGVSAPKVYHETTQTRMAPGGIRETRRAVRDSDSGMEQMSIGHHIRDRSHIVQRSHNRRTGDQEERQEFINMDEVDAAGFDEEWTRQTSHYRGQRGVAYRRQGGTEDRLAIQGPEDNTARPSRRYDW from the exons ATGTTTCGCTTTATGAGAGACACTGATCCACAGGACCCGGCCATGTACCTTAT GGACCCGTATGCTCTGCATCGCCAGCACATGCGCCACATGTTCTCCGGAGACTATGGGATGTCCCCGTATCTGAGCTTAACCGACGGCAGTGTTAGGGGGCTTCCACGCCCTGCCCCCTCTCACACAATACAG CAGCCTGGCGCAGTGACCCCTTATGGCATGATGGGAATG gGGGGCGGATATATGGACATGTTTGGGATGATGAACGACCTCGTGGGTAATGTG GACCAAATGACAACTGGATCAAACTGCCAGACATTCTCTTCTTCCACGGTTATCTCTTACTCCAATATGGCGGGGGTTAGTGCCCCTAAAGTATATCACGAGACCACACAGACTCGCATGGCACCTGGCGGG ATCCGCGAGACACGGCGAGCAGTACGGGACTCCGACAGCGGCATGGAGCAAATGAGCATCGGCCATCACATCAGAGACCGATCCCACATTGTGCAGCGCTCACACAACCGACGCACAGGAGACCAAGAAGAGAGGCAAGAGTTCATCAATATGGACGAAG TGGATGCTGCTGGTTTTGATGAAGAATGGACCAGACAGACCTCCCATTACAGAGGACAGCGAGGAGTTGCTTACAGAAGACAGGGGGGTACAGAAGATCGGCTTGCCATCCAGGGACCAGAAGATAACACTGCCAGGCCATCTCGCCGCTATGACTGGTGA
- the mlf2.L gene encoding myeloid leukemia factor 2 L homeolog codes for MFRFMRDTDPQDPAMYLMDPYALHRQHMRHMFSGDYGMSPYLSLTDGSVRGLPRPAPSHTIQPGAVTPYGMMGMGGGYMDMFGMMNDLVGNVDQMTTGSNCQTFSSSTVISYSNMAGVSAPKVYHETTQTRMAPGGIRETRRAVRDSDSGMEQMSIGHHIRDRSHIVQRSHNRRTGDQEERQEFINMDEVDAAGFDEEWTRQTSHYRGQRGVAYRRQGGTEDRLAIQGPEDNTARPSRRYDW; via the exons ATGTTTCGCTTTATGAGAGACACTGATCCACAGGACCCGGCCATGTACCTTAT GGACCCGTATGCTCTGCATCGCCAGCACATGCGCCACATGTTCTCCGGAGACTATGGGATGTCCCCGTATCTGAGCTTAACCGACGGCAGTGTTAGGGGGCTTCCACGCCCTGCCCCCTCTCACACAATACAG CCTGGCGCAGTGACCCCTTATGGCATGATGGGAATG gGGGGCGGATATATGGACATGTTTGGGATGATGAACGACCTCGTGGGTAATGTG GACCAAATGACAACTGGATCAAACTGCCAGACATTCTCTTCTTCCACGGTTATCTCTTACTCCAATATGGCGGGGGTTAGTGCCCCTAAAGTATATCACGAGACCACACAGACTCGCATGGCACCTGGCGGG ATCCGCGAGACACGGCGAGCAGTACGGGACTCCGACAGCGGCATGGAGCAAATGAGCATCGGCCATCACATCAGAGACCGATCCCACATTGTGCAGCGCTCACACAACCGACGCACAGGAGACCAAGAAGAGAGGCAAGAGTTCATCAATATGGACGAAG TGGATGCTGCTGGTTTTGATGAAGAATGGACCAGACAGACCTCCCATTACAGAGGACAGCGAGGAGTTGCTTACAGAAGACAGGGGGGTACAGAAGATCGGCTTGCCATCCAGGGACCAGAAGATAACACTGCCAGGCCATCTCGCCGCTATGACTGGTGA